The window CTACAGCGATATTCGCTGTCAACCTTAAACGAATACTAAAACTCCTCAATGAAAAAGAATAAAAAAAGATAAGGAAAAGGGCAATTTTTCGTCCAAAAACAGACGATAAATTGCCTTTTTTGTACCAAAATTTATTTACAGACGTAAAAATCGTATGTTTTTCAGTGGCCTCCGCTTTAGCGCCGAGGAGGCTCACCGCCCGCCCGAGGAAAGCGAGTGCCTGGAACGGAAATCAACATTCTAGTTTAACGATCCTTTATTTTATAAAAGAAAGTGCAAATCGATTGTAAATACTTTCATAAATTTCCTTTAAGTCGTGGAAAATAGTAAAAGCAATTATTTCAAAATAGGAAGGGACGCTTTATGGGAAAAAAATTGAATTGTAGCTATAAGATTCTCGTAGCAGTTATCATCATAAACCTTTCTTTAGTGGGTTGCAGTCATTACAAAAGCAAGGAAACAAAATTAGCCCTGTTTAAAACAATCCATCCTACACCAACAGTAGTAGATGAAAAAAACACAAAGGACCTGAAAACACTAAAGAAAGTGAGGAAAGAGATTATATCGATTGAGCCTATTTATGATGTAGCCGTTATTAAGGGAGGAAAAGATACAATTGTTGCTTACAAAGTCAAACATCTTCACAGGTTTAAAATGAAGCAAATTGAAAAAGAGATTAATCAAAAGCTCGAAAAAAAGTTTCCTAAAGAGGATTTCACCATTTCGAGTGATTATAAGATTTTTCTTGAAGTGATTGAACTCATCAATGATGAGAAAAAACCGGATTTTTCCGATAAGAAAGCGAATAAAAGAATCCAAGAAATCATTACTTTGAAAAAGGAATTAACATAAAAAGGGGAGACAGGTTTTGGGAAAAAAACAAAAAAAACTTACACCACAGCAGCTGCAATATCAGCAGCTACAAAAAAAGCATGAATTAAAACGGCCAGTATTAAAAAATTGTCTAAAAGCATTTTTAATTGGTGGAATCATTTGTGTGATTGGACAGGCAATTAGCTACTTCTATATCTATTTCTTTAACTTTACCGAGCAAACGGCAGGAAACCCTACTGTTGCGACAATGGTTTTCTTAGCAATGTTATTAACAGGGTTTGGAGTTTACGATCACCTTGCTCAATTTGGAGGGGCGGGCAGTGCTGTACCCGTGACTGGGTTTGGTAATGCTGTTATTTCAGCAGCGATAGAGCACCGGACAGAAGGGTATGTACTTGGGGTTGGTGGTAATATGTTCAAACTGGCGGGATCGGTAATTTTATTTGGGGTATTTTCTGCTTTTGTTGTCGCTTTAATTAAAACTCTTCTGGACATTTTGGGGGTTTTTTAAATGTTAAAAGGAAAACAAAGTTGGATTTTTAAAAATAGACCAGCGATTATCTCCACCGGCGTTTCTGGAGGTCCATTTGAAGCAAATGGGAATTTGGCCAATGATTTCGATTACCTTCACGAAGATCTTTGGATGGGACAGGATTCTTATGAAAAGGCACATCGCCTTTTAATCGAGGAAGCAATCAATAGGTCATTACAAAAATGCAATTTAGAAAAGGATAAGCTGCAGTTTTTTATTGGTGGGGACTTAATTAATCAAATTACTCCAACAAGTTTTGCCGCGAGAACTTTTCAGGTACCTTACATGGGGATATTTGGAGCATGTTCCACCTCAATGGAAGGGCTTGCACTGGCTTCTTTTCTCGTAAATTATCAAGGAGCAGATTACATATTAACTGGTGCATCTAGTCATAATGCTGCAGTGGAAAAACAGTTCCGCTATCCAACTGAATATGGTGGCCAAAAGCCACCGACTGCCCAGTGGACCGTTACGGGTGCCGGTGTAGCAATTCTTGCAAAAAATTTAGATGAAAATAAGAATGATCATCCAGTGACGACATCGGCAACGATTGGCAAAGTGGTAGATATGGGGCTGACAGATCCCTTTAACATGGGGGGAGCGATGGCACCGGCTGCGGCAGATACGATTGCAGCTCATTTTAGAGATTTACAGTTATCCCCCTCTTATTATGACTTAATTGTAACGGGTGATCTTGGCAGAATAGGGCATGAAACGGCTTTCGACTTGCTGACCAAAAATGGAGTTATGCTCTCAAAGGAACAATTTAGGGATTGCGGTTTAATGATTTATAAAGATAATCAGCCTGTGATGTCTGGTGGCAGTGGTGCAGGTTGTTCAGCGACTGTATTTTATGGTCATCTGTTGAATGAAATGAAAAAAGGTATCTATAAGAAAATATTAGTCGTAGCAACCGGTGCACTATTATCTCCGATATCTTTTCAACAGAATGAAACAATCCCATGCATAGCACATGCGGTGTCAATTGAAATAGGAAACTAAGTTCAAAAGGAGGAACCTAGATGCTGGCAATGTTTTTTTGGGCTTTTGTGATTGGAGGTCTCATTTGTGTATTTGGTCAGCTTTTATTTGATGTTGCAAAATTGACGCCTGGCCATACTTTAAGTTTATTAGTGGTTATTGGATCTGTATTAGGTGGGTTTGGTCTTTATGATCCAATAGCCGATTTTGCGGGGGCTGGCGCGACCATTCCGATTACCAGTTTTGGTAATTCCTTAGTGCTTGGTGCCCTTCAAGAGGCAGAGAAGCATGGTATTGTTGGTGTTTTAACAGGAATGTTTGAAGTAACAAGCTCAGGAATTTCAGCTGCAATCGTATTTGGTTTCATCGGTGCTCTGTTCTTCAAACCAAAGGGCTAAAATACTTTTCATCTCTAAAAAGGCTCATTTTAAGGAGCTCGCCTATATCACTTTTGAATTATTTACATATGTTATAAGTGAGCAAAGTAAAGTGAGGTGACAATCTATGGGCTTTGGTTACTGTGGCTATGGCGGATATGGCGGATACGGATACGGAGGCGGTTACGGTGGTTCGACTTTCGTTCTAATCGTCGTATTGTTCATCTTGTTAATCATTGTTGGAGCAAGCTTCTATTAATATGTAGAGGCTAGACCGCAATAGGGAAGAGGTTGGCTTTTAAACTGGTTATTTCCTTTATTAAAGCACTTATGTGCCTTATGTGATGAGGCAACGGTAGTACTTTAGGGAGATCGATGTTTTAAGCCAGCCTTTTTTTTTTGGATAAGCAGATGGTTTTGAAAGTATTGGTTGGTTACACCGATTATTGGTTTTATTATATTGAAATAACAAATTGATCTATTTTGAAAATCACCATTCGTTGCCTTCCTTCATAGTATATAAAGGAGTTTTAAGAAGGAGGCGTAGGTTTCAGCATGGATAATGGTTTCTTTAAAAACGTTGAAAAGAAAACAGGCGTCAATATGAAGGATATTTTGGATCTTGCCAACTCTTTGCAGCATGCTAATTTTAAAGATGAAAAGACGGTTAGAGGCGTAATCCGGAAGGTCTCTCAAATCGCTGGAAAATCAGTTTCAAGAGATATGGAAGATAAAATTGTTCAATCGATTATTAAAGATGGTAAATCATTAGATTTTAATACCATTTCAAAAATGATCAATAAAAAGTAGTAAATTAAAGGGGTCAGACCCCACAACTGATGACAAAAAAATATCAGATACCTTCAAATAAAAAGGTACCTGAATATTGGTGGGAGTCAGACCCCTTACTTATCTAAGTGTTGATAAAAACCTGGAAGGATTAGCTTTTTTTCCTCGTAACCTTTCGGGAATAGACAAATACAAAGCTTCCATTGCCCTTGTAACAGCTACATATAACAACCGTCTTTCCTCTTCCAAAGCTGATGAATCCCCATTTCGAAGTGACTCTAACGAGTAATCATGTGGGAGCGAACCATCAACAGTACCTAAAACATACACAGTATTGTACTCTAATCCTTTGGCTCGATGGATCGTACTTAAGGTGACGGCATCTTGGACTTGCTTTGAGATTTGTTTCATTTCCTTGTTCATAGCCTTCATATGGTCGGTGTGTTCTAGAAAATCGAGAATACTAGAAAAGTTCTTTGCAGCAACTTTCAAATCACGAATGTCATCGGAGCCTTTGTCGAGTTGGTTGCCTTCATTGCCTCGTTTCTTTACAAAGTCCTGAAAACCTAGCTCTTTTTCTACCATTTCAATCGCCACAGTCGGTGAAAGTGAAGATAAACCACGAAGAATAGGGATAAGCTTTTTTAATTTTTTTGCTTGAAATGCGTAGGCAGTTTTCAAATGGGACAATGATTCTAGCATAGAGCAATCTTGTAAAATACTTTCTGCCTTAATATCTTGGAATACGGTTTGTTTGATAAACAGGGCTGGAAGGACCGCTTTAATGGCATTTTGATCATCTTCGTTCAGGCTTAACTTTAAAAATGCCAGCATCCCTTTTACAATAAAGCGGTCATAAAAGGACTCAATATCCTGGTCAATTTTAAAGGGAAGACTGGAAGAGACAAGCCGTTCAAACATGGCACGGCTTCCGGTGTTGGTCCGGAATAGTATCGCAAAATCACTGGGCCGTTTTCCATGGGCTATTTTTTCTAAAATATCAGTCAGGATCATGGTAGCCTCTTCTTCCTCATCGTAAGGAAAGAAGCTAACAGGAGTCTGGGTATGCGAGTATTGAGCTGCCATCGATTTTGCTCTTCGGCGTTTATTTTGACTAATGATCTGATTGGCTACAGACACGATTTCATGACTAGAACGGTAGTTTTGATCAAGAACAACTAACTTTGCGTTTGGAAAATCTCGTTCAAACTCTAAGAGGTAAGATGGATCGCTTCCACGAAAAGCATAAATGGATTGATCATCATCACCAACAGCACAGACATTCTTTGATTTTGCCGACAGCAATTTAATCAGTTCGTATTGAACTTTATTAATATCTTGAAACTCGTCAATCAGAAAGTATTGAAAACGATTTTGATAGGTTTCTAGTAAGGAAGAATCTGCTTGGAATAATTGAAAACAGCCGATAAGCATATCATCAAAATCAAACAGCTGGTGATTTTGCTTATTTAATTCGTATTGTTTATACAAGAAGGCCACTTTTTCTTCCCAATCGCCCTCAGGTTTCACTGTATCAGGAAATTCTAGATTGTTTTTCCAATAACTAATTTTCTGAAGCGCCAAGTCATAAGAAAACTCCTTTTCGTCTAGATTGAGGGTCCGACCAGCTTCCTTAAGCATTTGTTCCCGTTGCCAATCTCGTTTTAATAGATTCCGAGCATCCCATCTTTCACGAGCATGGAATGAGAGAATTCGGTAAAAGATACTATGAAAAGTACCAGTTACTAGTTGTTGAATCTGTCTTCCAGAAATATTTGGATAGTGATGGAGTCTAGCTTTCATTTCAGCAGCAGCCTTTGCCGTAAAGGTTACCAGCATAATCGAACTAGGATTGAGCTTTTTCTCTTCTAACATAAAGGCAGTACGAGCCGTCAACACTCGTGTTTTCCCACTCCCTGCCCCGGCAAGAACGAGGATGGGCCCGTCTGAATAGGAGACAGCCTTTGCTTGGCTCCTGTCGAGACTGAAGCCACTTTTGGCAAGCGCGTGTATATAGGAGTGGTCATGTTCTATTCTAAATGGTGGGGATGAAACAAATGGTTTGTCTATTTTCAAGGCACGGGATTTTTTTAAAATAACCTCACGCGTGGCCGTTGCAGTAGTCTGAATGGAGCGGGAAACAGGTATTCTAAATCCATTTTGTTCAGTATAGACTGATTCTACTTTTACAGGTGCTACCTCCTCGATAATAGGTTGGTCAGCGCAGCTTTTATGATCAGGAAGAACGTGAAAGAAGTGAGGTTCTTCCATAATTCCCAAATAGAGCCGCACTTTGTCCCCACAACTTGGACAAGTTAGTGAGCCCTTTTTTCCGGCATCATAAATCTTTTGATATTCTTCACGGTTTGTTTTATTTAAATGGATTTTATCTTTAAGGAAAATGGCAGTTTTCATAGGAGGTTACCTCTTTTGCATACAAAGTCGCTAAACGGGCGCTTGAGCTTTTCTTATAAAATAGGCTCTGTTAAAATAAAATGTTGATTTCCGTTCCAGGCGCTTCGCTTTCCGCGGGGCGGGCGGTGAGCCTCCTCGGCGCTTAAGCGCCTGCGGGGTCTCACCTGTCCCGCTGCTCCCGCAGGAGTCTTCGCGCCTTCCACTCCAATCAACTTTGTTCAAAAAAATCAACATTGAGCTTTAACACAGCCTCTTATTAAATAAAAAAACATAAAATTTTAAACACAAAGGTAATCATATCAAAATTTTACTGGAATCAAAAGGGTGAAAAGTTGGCAAACAAAAAAGCCCTGCTAAGATAGGGCCGGAATTTGTAGCGGATTATAAGATCTTTTTCATGCTTTTATGAGGAATACCAGCATCCAAAAATTCTTCAGAAATAGTTTTATAGCCTAAGCGGCTATAAAAAGGGATCGCATGGGTTTGGGCATTTAGTTTTAAGTTTGATATGCCATTTGTTTGCGCATATTTCTCAATAAAATTCATGAGTTCTTTCCCGGCACCAGTATTGCGTTGGCCCTTCAAAACACAAATTCGTTCAACCTTTCCGATGCCTGCTAGGACGCGGAACCGTCCAGCACCAACTGGTTGATCATTTTCATAAAGGACAAAGTGCGTTGCTTCTGCTTCATTCTGATCAATTTCTTCTTCAGGTGGAACTTGTTGTTCTTCAATAAATACTTTTTTTCTTATCGAGTAAGCATCATTTAATTCTTGTTCAGTTGCGACAACTTTAACAGTCATACACTTTATTCCTTTCCAAAACGAAATGTTTCATAGACAGTCCAAAAACCATCTTCAAGTTGATAAAGTAGGTGGAAGCGGTCTATCATTTCCTCGTGATTTATTTGTAGCATTCTAAGTGAACCAAATACATCATAATGTTCATCATCGGACAGATTTTGGCCAATCGTAATATGTGGGACAAAGTTGTATTCAGGCTTTTCACCAACAAAATCGGTATGGAGCTCTGTATGCAACTTTTCTAATTCGGGATTCGGGTTAATTTTAAAATAGATGACATTATTTACAGGTTTGAATGAGCTTGTTTTTAACACTTTTAGTGGAAAAGGTGTTGTGCCCTCGGCAATCTGTTTTAACCTTAGGGCTAATTCCTTAATTTGTTCTTCGGTTGATTCGAAAGGTTCTTTTAAGGT of the Bacillus sp. 1NLA3E genome contains:
- a CDS encoding YhcN/YlaJ family sporulation lipoprotein; translation: MGKKLNCSYKILVAVIIINLSLVGCSHYKSKETKLALFKTIHPTPTVVDEKNTKDLKTLKKVRKEIISIEPIYDVAVIKGGKDTIVAYKVKHLHRFKMKQIEKEINQKLEKKFPKEDFTISSDYKIFLEVIELINDEKKPDFSDKKANKRIQEIITLKKELT
- the spoVAC gene encoding stage V sporulation protein AC — translated: MGKKQKKLTPQQLQYQQLQKKHELKRPVLKNCLKAFLIGGIICVIGQAISYFYIYFFNFTEQTAGNPTVATMVFLAMLLTGFGVYDHLAQFGGAGSAVPVTGFGNAVISAAIEHRTEGYVLGVGGNMFKLAGSVILFGVFSAFVVALIKTLLDILGVF
- the spoVAD gene encoding stage V sporulation protein AD → MLKGKQSWIFKNRPAIISTGVSGGPFEANGNLANDFDYLHEDLWMGQDSYEKAHRLLIEEAINRSLQKCNLEKDKLQFFIGGDLINQITPTSFAARTFQVPYMGIFGACSTSMEGLALASFLVNYQGADYILTGASSHNAAVEKQFRYPTEYGGQKPPTAQWTVTGAGVAILAKNLDENKNDHPVTTSATIGKVVDMGLTDPFNMGGAMAPAAADTIAAHFRDLQLSPSYYDLIVTGDLGRIGHETAFDLLTKNGVMLSKEQFRDCGLMIYKDNQPVMSGGSGAGCSATVFYGHLLNEMKKGIYKKILVVATGALLSPISFQQNETIPCIAHAVSIEIGN
- the spoVAE gene encoding stage V sporulation protein AE, which translates into the protein MLAMFFWAFVIGGLICVFGQLLFDVAKLTPGHTLSLLVVIGSVLGGFGLYDPIADFAGAGATIPITSFGNSLVLGALQEAEKHGIVGVLTGMFEVTSSGISAAIVFGFIGALFFKPKG
- a CDS encoding YjcZ family sporulation protein, which gives rise to MGFGYCGYGGYGGYGYGGGYGGSTFVLIVVLFILLIIVGASFY
- a CDS encoding stage VI sporulation protein F — protein: MDNGFFKNVEKKTGVNMKDILDLANSLQHANFKDEKTVRGVIRKVSQIAGKSVSRDMEDKIVQSIIKDGKSLDFNTISKMINKK
- a CDS encoding UvrD-helicase domain-containing protein, which translates into the protein MKTAIFLKDKIHLNKTNREEYQKIYDAGKKGSLTCPSCGDKVRLYLGIMEEPHFFHVLPDHKSCADQPIIEEVAPVKVESVYTEQNGFRIPVSRSIQTTATATREVILKKSRALKIDKPFVSSPPFRIEHDHSYIHALAKSGFSLDRSQAKAVSYSDGPILVLAGAGSGKTRVLTARTAFMLEEKKLNPSSIMLVTFTAKAAAEMKARLHHYPNISGRQIQQLVTGTFHSIFYRILSFHARERWDARNLLKRDWQREQMLKEAGRTLNLDEKEFSYDLALQKISYWKNNLEFPDTVKPEGDWEEKVAFLYKQYELNKQNHQLFDFDDMLIGCFQLFQADSSLLETYQNRFQYFLIDEFQDINKVQYELIKLLSAKSKNVCAVGDDDQSIYAFRGSDPSYLLEFERDFPNAKLVVLDQNYRSSHEIVSVANQIISQNKRRRAKSMAAQYSHTQTPVSFFPYDEEEEATMILTDILEKIAHGKRPSDFAILFRTNTGSRAMFERLVSSSLPFKIDQDIESFYDRFIVKGMLAFLKLSLNEDDQNAIKAVLPALFIKQTVFQDIKAESILQDCSMLESLSHLKTAYAFQAKKLKKLIPILRGLSSLSPTVAIEMVEKELGFQDFVKKRGNEGNQLDKGSDDIRDLKVAAKNFSSILDFLEHTDHMKAMNKEMKQISKQVQDAVTLSTIHRAKGLEYNTVYVLGTVDGSLPHDYSLESLRNGDSSALEEERRLLYVAVTRAMEALYLSIPERLRGKKANPSRFLSTLR
- a CDS encoding GNAT family N-acetyltransferase, which codes for MTVKVVATEQELNDAYSIRKKVFIEEQQVPPEEEIDQNEAEATHFVLYENDQPVGAGRFRVLAGIGKVERICVLKGQRNTGAGKELMNFIEKYAQTNGISNLKLNAQTHAIPFYSRLGYKTISEEFLDAGIPHKSMKKIL
- a CDS encoding YjcG family protein translates to MKFGVVIYPSKKLQDLANSYRKRYDPHYALISPHLTLKEPFESTEEQIKELALRLKQIAEGTTPFPLKVLKTSSFKPVNNVIYFKINPNPELEKLHTELHTDFVGEKPEYNFVPHITIGQNLSDDEHYDVFGSLRMLQINHEEMIDRFHLLYQLEDGFWTVYETFRFGKE